The Jiangella alba genome includes the window GCCAGTACGCCCAGTGCCGCGGGTCGGTCGCGCCGTGCCGATGCCGCCCCGACGTCAGGGGACGGAACTCCTTGCGGATCGCCGTCGCCGTACCGCCGCCGCGCAACCGCACCGTCACCCGCGTCAACCCGGCGGTCGCCGCGCCGGTGCCCTCGCGCAGCGGCGTCTCCTCCGCCTCCGTCACGTCGGCGGGTGGGCGGCCGGTGAGGCTCAGCAGGACGGAATCGGGCAGCACCGGGACACGATAGACCAGTAGTCGTTACTGACGCCCGGTGCATTGTCGCCGGTTATTCTGCGGACATGTCCCAGGCTCCTGGCCAGCTGCGCTATCGGGGGCGCTGCGTTGACTGCGCCTGGATCGGCCGCCAGTTCGTCCGCTACACCACGGCCGACGCGGCGGCGCGCGATCACGCGGGCGCCCACCAGCACACCACGTTCGTCGCCGACCAGTACGAGATGCGCATCGTCGGCTCGACCATCAGGCCGACGCGCACCCGTCTGGCCTAGCCGATGACCTCGCATGGCGCCCCCGTACCGGGGTACTGAAACGGGGGACAGACCCCGGTGCGGGGACTTGGCCACCTCGGTGCGGGGGCTGGGCGTGAGGTGACCCGAGACCAGCCATACCCTCGAAGCTGATCATCGAACAGGGCCGAAGGTCCGTGGCTCGCCGCACGTGGCCGTCGTCGCCGTTGGCTGGTGGAGACGAGGGGAATCGAACCCCTAACCCCCGCCTTGCAAAGGTGCGTCGCCAGCCTAGCCCCGACCTGTGGGTATTCCTGGTCCTGGTCGTTGCGCTCGCCCTGACCGTGATTGACCGACTCCGCGCCTCGGTTCCCGCCGAGTGTGGCACGTTCATGGCACGCCGCTGCCCCTCCCTCACTCCGCCCCGTCCTCCTCATAACTGCCGCCTCAAGGCCGGAGCGGAGCGTGTCAAGGGTGGCGCTTGCGCCATCGCGTGCGACGGCCGAAGGCCGCCCTTGACTCGTGGAGTGGAGGCCGGACAATCGCGGCATGAGGGGGATGGGACCGGACCGCCCAGCTCGTCCGGTGGCGGCGAAATCGGCCCCCTGGTGCGCCACGATCTGGTGCCTAGGGTCAAGGTAGGCCCCCACGGGCGTGATGAAGAGGCCACACGCTCCGGGGGACTTGGGAGCGCAGGCCGGGGCTTACGCCTCGTGGAACTCCCGAGCCAGCGGCGGCCTGGCGCGTCGGCTCCCCACGCGCCGCGCTTCGTGGGGGCGTGACCGCGTCCTCGCGACATGAGGGCGCCGGACGAGGACCGCCCAGCTCGACGGGGCATCGGTTCGGCTCAGCGGTGCTGTCCGGCTCGATATCGTCTCGTGGTCGACGGCGGCGAGCTGGTGAGTAGCGCCTAATCCTGGACAGTGGCCGGCGGGCTGCTGTTGGATCACCAGGCCGGTGACAGGTGAGACACGTTCTCACTTCGTCACCGGCCTGTCTGCGTGCTGGCCGCCCGGCCCGGTCGCCCGGAACGGCCGAAGGCCGCACGCCCGGCGTGCCGGGCGGGCGGCTGCGGTGCGCGAAGCGCGCCGCCTTGACGGAGTAAAGAAAGTTCTCACCACGCATCAGCGTCACCGGGCCGGGGCGGGGTGAGGTGGTGATAATTGCGCCGCTCGCGGCCTACTGACGGGAGCTGGGGCTGTCGGCTCTGGCTGGCTGGGCGGTTGTCAACGGGTCGAGGTCGGACGGATGTCAACTGGGCCGAACCGGTGCGCCACGCTCGGATCTGTGCCGCCCCAACCGGCCCCGAGTGGCGTCGACTGGCCTGGCCTGCCCGCCCCAGGTGCTCCAGGATCGGCATGCCGACTAGTGGAAGGACCAGCCTTCATTCTTGATGATGTCGATAAATCGCCCGTGCTTAACACTCCGCTGTGTGCAGACATAGGGAATTTTCGGCGTCCCCGGACCGCCATTCTTCTCACCGGAAATGACCATACACCTGTGCACTTCGGCAACCGCGATCACGAATGGGTCGGCGGCGTTCTTCCTGCCCTGTGTAACCCAACTCGGAAATTGCTGCACAATCGCCCCAGAAATTGCAGCGATAGCCGCATCGGTAGTTTTTACACAACTTGCGCGGGCAGCACTGGAATCGCTGCACCACTCCTTAACCGGGGCGTCCGTAGAAATCGCCTCGTTCCAGGCCTCTTCTGACATAAGCAAGCGCCCCTCTGCTATAAGTGCGTCGACTTGCTCCCATAGGCCAGGAAAATTTGCGGGTGGGTAGTATCGTTCAATTCCGTCAACAAGGCCGCTGGTATCAAGGGAGTAGATAACAGGGTTCGGAGCCGCCGTCATGACAGGTCCTCCCCAACGACGCTCGCCAGCTTGGGAACCTTGTCGTATGTAACTTCTAGGAGTTGAGCTAGGTCCCGCGAGCTTAGCAAGTCGTCGTTGTAGGCCTCAAGAACCTGATGGACGAAACGCCGACCGAGATCACGCGCCTTAAGCTGATAAAAGATGGGCGAGTCTTTCCCCGCGCGCTCTACCTTCTCCTGGACCTTATATGCCCGATACGCCGCCTCGAACTCCGGCTTGAGTCTCCTGTAGTCCTCCCAGCTCGCGCGTCCGAGGTCAATCATCCTCACGACGGCAGCCTCGCCACTGGCGCCAAAATCGTTACCTAGGGCGCGGGCGATATCGATGGTCAGCGCCGAACCTCGAAGACCGCCTAGGACACTAAGGAAAGTCGGGCGAGGCATAAGGACTGATGCGGCCACGCGGTCACACGCGCGCTCCACTTCCGCGTCGCCTTCCTGCTGCAGGTCGCAAAGTCCGCTGGAACGGAAACCGACGTGCGCGAGTTCATGTAGGAGCGTGAATGCCTTACCTCTCGGCGAGTCAGCCCCGTTTAGCGCGACAACTGGGCACGCCCCATCAGCGAGTGAAAATCCCCGCATCACTTTTGTGTCGACCCGCTGGACCTGGATGATCGTCACATTCAGGCTCTCGGCACGTCTGATCAATTGTCGGAGGAAGTCCTGTGCGCGCAGCACGACCGCCTTCGGGATGTGATCAATACCGAGGGCAGTCCGGAGTGCGACGGCTGAGGTGTCCGGGTCCGCGCTCGGTGACAGGGTGAAGTCAGCCACGGTTCGCTCTGGCGGCAGTTCGAGTTCGTCGGCGATCTCGCGCAGGGCGGCCCTCTGGCGGTGCGCTCGCATGATCGCCTTTTGAAGCGCTGAGGGCGCAACTTCGGTGCGAGTTTCGGAACTTCTAAAGTCTGGCAGGGTCGGCAACTGCTCATCGGCTACCGGCTCACTCATGAACAGCGCGGCAAGCGGCCGGTGATAGGTCTCCGCCATCGTGCGCAGTTGGTTGATGGTGGGGTCGGCATCACCACGTTCCCAACTGGCGACCCGGTCGGGCCTTACGTTGATCCTCGCGGCGGCGGTCGCCAGGTCGAGACCGGCCGTCTCACGCGCCCACGCGAGTACACGAGGGTTCACCGCTATCCGCTGCACGGCAGCCACGGCACCTCCCTCAACGTGGGCTAGACCCGGTAGCCCAGATCCTAATCTTATCCGAGGAGCGTCGCCCTGTTCGACGCGCTCGACGGCTTCACTTGCGTTTATCGAACAGGAGTTCGATACTGAATTCTATGGCGCGAGTACGCAGATCTGACCCTGACAAGATCCTGGCCGCGCAGCTCGACGCGACAGCTCGACGCGCCGCGTTCGACGGGGCCACACCGGATGCCGCCGCATCGGAGTTGCGTGCGCTCGCTGATGGCCGCGTCGACATCCTCATGCGAGCGGCCGGGCATATGGCGGGCGTGTGGTCGGTGAAAGCTCGCTATGACGGCGGTGTCGCGTTGATCGCTGCGGGCTTCCTGGTCCGCGCAATGGGCACCGAGACGGACGATCTGAACCTCGCTCACTGGGTCGACGAGGGTCGGTTCGCAGCGCGCCGGACGGTGCGTGACGCTGCCGCGCTGGCCTCCTTCCAGCGCGCGCAACGGCGGAGCTCTGGGCGCTAGTTGTCCTCCACCGAACCGGGAAGATATGGCGTCCCCCTCGCCTCCCGGACGACCGTCGCCAAGGTCGTCATTG containing:
- a CDS encoding XRE family transcriptional regulator; its protein translation is MAAVQRIAVNPRVLAWARETAGLDLATAAARINVRPDRVASWERGDADPTINQLRTMAETYHRPLAALFMSEPVADEQLPTLPDFRSSETRTEVAPSALQKAIMRAHRQRAALREIADELELPPERTVADFTLSPSADPDTSAVALRTALGIDHIPKAVVLRAQDFLRQLIRRAESLNVTIIQVQRVDTKVMRGFSLADGACPVVALNGADSPRGKAFTLLHELAHVGFRSSGLCDLQQEGDAEVERACDRVAASVLMPRPTFLSVLGGLRGSALTIDIARALGNDFGASGEAAVVRMIDLGRASWEDYRRLKPEFEAAYRAYKVQEKVERAGKDSPIFYQLKARDLGRRFVHQVLEAYNDDLLSSRDLAQLLEVTYDKVPKLASVVGEDLS
- a CDS encoding DUF4411 family protein, yielding MTAAPNPVIYSLDTSGLVDGIERYYPPANFPGLWEQVDALIAEGRLLMSEEAWNEAISTDAPVKEWCSDSSAARASCVKTTDAAIAAISGAIVQQFPSWVTQGRKNAADPFVIAVAEVHRCMVISGEKNGGPGTPKIPYVCTQRSVKHGRFIDIIKNEGWSFH